DNA from Clarias gariepinus isolate MV-2021 ecotype Netherlands chromosome 8, CGAR_prim_01v2, whole genome shotgun sequence:
ATACAAAATCTGGAAGCTAAAAGATAACAAGTAGATTTGAAACAGGGACACAATGTATTAAAGACTAACCACTGAGTAACACTTGTGGGACTTCAAAGCGAGATGATGAAGTGTTTGGTAGAAGAGTTGCTGGTTTGAAGATCACGACAAAGAGCTTGTGGGGTTGTCTCGGCCTCCAAAATCTTTCAGAACCCGAATTGGTCGAGTgactgtgggatgtgctggatgTAACTCTGTATAACAGGTGGTTATATGTTTGTGCTAATCGTGTTACTATGTGATAATGTTACAGATGAGGTGAGGTGGGACCCAGGAATTTAATCTATGTACAATGGCCCCTAGAGCATGTGTAACGCAGATAACTAGAAGGTAAGTGTTGTTCTGCAAAACCCACCCTCCCCAAATCTAACAGGATGGGTGAGATGCCCCCACTCCTTAGAAAAAGTGAATCAGTTTTTATACATTAACTAATCaacagtatttattttagttaatattaTTAACTTATCGATGCAATGAATTAATTGtaactctttcttttctttctacacAGGGGaagtgaaatgatttttaagCTCAATGTTTTCAGAAtgacattaaacaaaaataacaataaagataCTTTAATATCAAATACGAGTTTTTCAGTTGAATACCCAACAACaaagtaaaagtgttttttcttttaacacacAGAAAAAGACCCACAAAATTTCATTCAAATTATTTAGTAAATTAAATGCCGCcttaaaataaaggaaaatactGTGTCCATAAACGTGTCAAAATGTTCATAAATTCACAAAATAGGGTATATGAATCTCTTCGGAGAAAAAGCCACAGTTCTCTGTTCCACAAACGACAATTTTTAAGTTCAGTTCTTGAACTccttgaaaagaaaagaatttatTAACGCTTACCGGCGTTCAATAGAAAATGACAGAAAGGACTCTATCACCACTCTTGACTTATGGATGGAGCGCTAATGGATGTCCAGATAGACAGGGCATTGTCTCATCTCACGATCACTAAACAATTGTCCCTGTGATCCCAAAGGCCACAGCTTGATCCAACAAGTCCACAATCCCTCGCAATTTTGTAGATCAGCACCTCAAATATCAAAACCTTgcttgtttattaaattaaaagttattttaaaattttgctcgcagaccaagttactcgcaatccaaagttccactgtaccTGCATTCAAGAGAGAAGGGACTTAAGGGACTTAGGCAGTGGTTCTGTTGGGTGTTGTGGGTTGTGGGGCGGGGCCTCTGGCTCGATCAGACTGACATCCACTGTGCAATTTCACCAGCAGATTATCAGCTCCACAGCACTCTCATGTGGACATGAACATAAACAACATCCAGTGTTTCTGCTCTATAACACCTGATTCCACTCAGCAACTCATTAATACACTTTCTGATAAAAACATgcaggtgtgtatcagtgtgtatgaTCCCAAAGtctgtgtataaatatttgcTCCATTTGTTTCAGTGGTCAGAGCTGCTCAGATGCATGTCACTTAATGGGCGGGGCATGGGCTCACACAGGTAAAGTACAAATGTGTCTCTAATATTAACAAGTCATTAGAACAGAGACTACAGAAAGAAGGGACACTTTGGGAGGTGGAGTTTAGGGACCTGATTAAAGAAAcctagagaaagagagagtcagAGGTCACAACCTGTTTGGGTTTTTATTGATCATAAAAGTGACTCTGATGgatacaaagcactgacactggagactccttccacagaAACACTACTTTAGAGAACATCACTGTATCAACAATTACACAAGGTTTTTACACTCtttatgtagtgtgtgtgtggtatgtgtaCCTGTGAGTGAGCTGTTCCTATAGAAACAATATCAGAGCAAGGAAATTAATATCGACCTGCACTTCTGTCAGAGCTGGAATAGAGAATTCATCGACAccgtctgaccaatcagagcgcaggattTAGCATCGCTGTGGTGTAAACGTTgatataaacagacagacagacccaTGCTTCAGACACTCTTTAATGTTTTACGTTTGCAAGAAACGCCTGGTTatcatacagtgtgtgtgtgcaagtcaGTAGTGATTATAAGGTGCTTTTATGAAacggaaaaaaagagaaaaattaaCATACTGCTCTTTAAATCAAAGCAATTTCAGGCTAAATAATATGGCTGTTATTAActacaacattttaaacatgctaTACTGCTTTGTGTAAATATAtctataacatttattaaatcatcACAACAAGgaaaataaggcaaaagaaagaGAGTTAAAGGAGACTGGAGCAGATATAGGGCTAGTGAGCATCGCATCGCTAAACAATAAGTTAGACAAAATGGTTTTAACAGTACAGCAGAAATTAAGGAAATTATAGAAATCCTAATTTAGTGATTCCCAAAATACAGGACAGCAGTGCACAAAGAAACATCATATATTAAAATCAAACATAATTAAGGAAGGTCCAGTCAATAGACCCTGTTTCAATTTGTTCTGGGCAGAAAGTCAGAACTGTACACCGCAAATTATTTACATCATCATAAATTCTCTTATGTCAGAAAGACCAACACCATATGTGGAAAAACAAAGCTTttctattgttttacatatacaGAATTCTCACAAGTCCATACTGTACTTTCTCGCTGTAGATGTTCCTCACCCCTTTACTGGGGGCTTTTCTTTTCAACCTCCACATTTTTCTCTTCAATTTTCTTCCCCCATTAATTCCATCCACATTCGCTATCTTTATTCTTCCTCTCCCTCGTTCTTCACTTACTTTCTGTCCTTCCTTCACTTCAACATACAGTGACCTTTGTCTCTTAGAGAGCCATGTAGATTAATAGCTCCCCCTTGTGGACGTGTCTGATCATGTCACCGGGGATTAAATAGAGTGTATGAGTTTCCAGAGTAACAGCGTCCCGGTCGTTGAACTGTCCGTCACCTGCTGGACAACAAAGATATTCAGCacatgttcaataaaactaaaTGACTCGTACAATTTGTACAATTGGCGTTTCTCATTTCTGAAATTTAATCATGAATATCTGTTATTAGCGCTCCTAAACTGAAAACAACAGCGTTCTTGTATCTCTTGTAGACATCTGGATTTAttgtgcaataaaataaaatcctaaGTTCTTACCTATATTTCTCTGACTGTGTTCACTGACCAGCAGTTTGCACATGCTCAGTATCCACATTACTCTCTGAGGAATTCTGGGTAATGTTATCACTCTTAGCGCTGGGCTTCTTGGCGACTGGAGGAGGCACTTTGGCTTTTATAATCCCGGGATCAGCAGCAGCTTTGGGTGTGTGAGAAACAGAATTCAACTCATTCACCAGTGTCTTCATTAGCGATGATTTGGCCTCTGGAGAAGAAGGAGATGTTTCTATCACCACCTTCTTTGTGCTTTTGGAGAAGATGAAGTTTGCCATGGATGATGGTGAGGCGGGCCCCGTGGACACCGGAGGGGAATGCAGCAAACTCAGGCGCTTTGCTTGGCTGTCTGTAGATGACATGGCAGCGGTTTTCAGACGAATGGCCTCCTGGAGGCTTATGGAAGATGAAGGAATGGTAGCTGGAGGCACTTTTTGAGTGAAACTAAATTTAGGAGATGTAGGTATTAAAGTATGGGGTGGTTGTGGACTTTGTTTGTCTTCTGTTTTACCGGAGTCCTTTTGGATTTCTTTTACGTCACTAACAACAGGCTGATCTTTTGGTTCAGCAGGGGTTGATAAAGTTGATAGCTGAGATGTTGCGTTTTGGATTTCCTGCACTGTGATCATTGGTTCAGGTTCTTCTTTGTTGGATACTTGGGGTCCTGACTCTGCAGACATAGACTCTTCAATTGGTTCAGCACAAGCTTGTTGAGTTTTTTGGTCTGTGATGCTGACTTGGCTGTTGAGTTCAAGTTTTACATCCAGCAAAACCTCCTCAGCCCTTTCAAAGAGTACCTCTGGTTCAACTTCAGGTTGGGTGTCTGAGGATGGAGTAGTGCCAGAGTTCTCCAGTACAGTGGTAGCAGGCAGAATCTCTTCCTTTTGATCTGAATCCAGTTGTGAGGGAAGATCAGGTGTAAGCAAAATCAGGGATCTTCTAATTGGTTTTTGGGGTGCCTCTTGTTTTGTCTGACCTTTTGGTTTTGGAAGTCCACTAGGGGTTTCAACTTGGCTCACATTGGACCTGATTGACCTGAGACGTACAGTCTGTAATAAGGACGGTGTGACCATTGGGGTAGGACTTTCCTGTGTAGATGTAACAGCGTGGGAGGTCGGCGGGGGCGACTCTTTCTCCTGTTGGAGAGCTGTGATGGTTTTGACTTCTTTTTTGAGATCTGTGGGTAACGGTGGTGGTGTAGGAATATTAGATGGTGAAGAAGTGATTTGAGCTTGTTTTGAGTATACATCTGGTGGGGTTTGCTTTGGAGGAGTAGGAGCCTTAAGAAAAGCAGGCATcagtggtggaggaggaggagttctTGATGTTGGAGATGGTGGCATTGCTGGTGGAGGAGGTGGAATTCCTGGTGGAGGAGGCAGGATCATGGGTGGTGCAGGTGGAATCATTTGAGGTGGAGGTGGTATTTTCTGGGCTTGAGAAGATGCAGTTTCCTCTGATGGTGAAGAGGCCACATAAAGTAGCGGTGGGGGCACGTGAAATAAATACCTAAGAGAAGGTGGCATATCAACAGATTGAAAGTCTGTTTCATCCTGTCCATCTTGTGAATGTGGAGGCTGTACATTTGTaggaggtggaggtggtggAAATAAAGGGTGTGGAGGGGGACATATGAGCTCATCAAATGGTCCTTGTAGCTGGGCAGGTGCATCTTCTTTCTGATGTTTAACTGGGTCAGTTGGGGGCAGGGGAGGTATATGTTCAGGAGGTGGTGAAGGAGATGGGGTCAGATGGACATGGGTAAGTCCAGGTAATAGCATAGTGTTGCCACCAGGAGGCTGAACATCAATGGAAGTCTTTGTAAGAGTTGTCCTATATAGAATGTCTGACACTATGGCTTGTTGAGTTTGCATTTTAGGCGCTACTATATTTTCCTTCATTACATCTGTTGCTTGACTTGTTGCTAATGTTTTCCCTTTTAACACCTGGGTTGGCACTTCAATCTTCAAACCTTTCTTTTGGGCCCAGTGCTCAAAGTTGACAGGTCCAGGTCCACACAGTAGTTCGAAGGTTCGCTGATTGTGTGTCCACGTCTCgggaggaggtggtggtggaGCTAGAACTTTTGGAGGATCTGGAACATCGAGGAGCGCCATAAGTGTCATCACAGTTGGTGAAGCAACCACACCATTAGCAGTCAGACTCTTGATAGACGGAAGGAAATGCTTGAGATGATTCTGGTGATTCCCTCCGTTAGTGTGTGAATAGGACATGTTGCCTGTGTATGCCTGGAGGCCTTTCTTTAACTGTAGCTCTGCTAACACTGCTCTCTGGCTGGTGCTGCCGCCATTTTGACTTATATAGTAGGGTGATTCAAATTTTTGGGACGTGTtctccatcatttttttttcagcagttgTTCTTGCATATGTGCGGGAATGTAGCGAGTATGAACGACTTGGTGGAGGTGGTGGTTTCTTGCTCTTTTTCATCACTGATAGACTGCGATTAAAACCATCTGTGGATCCTGTTTTTGTCCAGGTTTTCTCTTTTTGATTGTTGCTATTTAACTGAACAAACTTAAAAGTGGGATTTTGGGGACCAAGATTATCTCCAGCTGTGTCCTCTGTCTGACTTGTCCTGCTGGCCACCCGAGGAGTGCTGCTACTAGAAATGGTGGAAGAATCTGAGACCAGTGTCTCGGATGATCCTGACTGACTCCACCCAGAGCACTCCGAGAGGGTGGCAGTCCGATGGGTGGAAGCCCGAGAAGATATCCGTGAGGACATCTGTGATGGAGCTCGTGAGGAGACACGCGATGATGCCCGCGATGAGGCTCTTGATGGAGCTGGGCTGGCTGATGCCAGGCTGCTCTTGCTCACCATGCGCACACTACTGCGACTTCTATTGCGGCTGAGTTCAACCACGTCCACAGACGGAGGCAGTATGGCGTTTGGGATAATCTTGGACTTGTATGTGGCCTCAGGGGAAACGTACATCACTGGACTGGATGGAGAGTTGTTCGATGTGGTCATCCAGGGAAAGGTTAGTGAATTTGGATTTTGTGGATCAAACGACTGGGCTAACGGGTGCCCGAGTGAAGACAGGTCACCCTGCTGTCCCTCCTGTGGAGGAAGCTGTGGTTTATCCTCTGCTGCAGCCGAAAGACTGTTCATGTTCAGAAGGTGCATTATGGCACCATCTGGAACAGAGGCGACTGATATGCTGTCTAGAGTAGGAATGACGGTGGAAATGCTTACACCTCCATTGGAAAGCTGAGCATTAGTGAACTGGGATGCTGTCCATGCGGCTCGGTCAAGCCCTTGAgttaggaaataaataaacgtGTGTATTAGTAATATGAAAATACACTATTGATTTTTATGCCTAAGGTTTTAATAAGAAAGCATACCCAGTTCCTTCTGCACATGTCTTGGTATTCCTGTGGCCAAACCCACCCTTTTCCCCTTCTGTTTGTTCCTCCCATGTTTCCTGTCCTCTTTTAGTGGCCTGAAGGTGGAGGCTGCACACAGGGGACACAAGTGGAAGATAAACACTTTAGAACCAAGGGCTAAAGTTAAACTTTCACACTGGGTTAAGGACACACTACGTTCCCCGTCACAGTACTTAACTTGGTGTAAGAAAATAACAACGAAATAAAAACCGTACCTTGGCGTGTCAGTCCAGAACGTGTAGACTGATAGGAAGTGACAGAGCGTGTGGAGATCGTATCAGCAGCAGTACTCTCAGACTCGGACATCCCCAGCTCACTGAAGCTCACATCGTCGTCTGTACGAGCCGTCACTGTTGACTGCGAGGAAAAGGATTTGGTCCACATGATTAAACCATTAAACTAATTAAAGGATATACTTTCATGCACACATCTGTCTTTGCCTAATTGTTTTAAGCTCAGTAATGTACTTACAATGACGCTCTGGTTGTCCTGATAGTCCACGCCATTTTTGTTTTCTGGAGAATCCAAAAATAATGCTGTTAGTGCAATCTAAAAGAAACCGCCTGACTGTAATGCAGTGCAGATCTGCACATGAGCTGATTTTACGCTGTTGAATTTGCTGTTCTACATTATTCTTTGTTTTATACGTCCACAGTTAACGTCCACTAAAACTTTCAGATTGTCCCATATTGTTGTATTGATTGTATTGGTTTTATCAGAACGTACCATCTTGCTGCAGGAGTTTCAGACCTTCCTGAGCCTCTGTGTGCAGATCCTCTACATACTTTGGTCGATTTCCCTCAACAAACACATTCTCTTGGAAGTGCTGTAGAGGACATGATGTCCCACCTTCAACTTTAGGGActatacagagagaaagagagaaaaagaaagtctTGTAAGGTTTTCTTGAGGATGAAGGTTGGGAAAATTAAGCTGAAAAGCACATATGGAGGTTCTACATATGATTTCCTTTAAATGTCATTAGCACAATTTCTGTATTCTGTAATACAATAAGTCTGTATGAATACAGTGGTACCGCAGCATCAGTAGAAAGCAAGCGAAGCaacttttcccccctttttttggtgagatttctttgcattttgtgtaagatttagtaaagacatagcacTATGGGTCCCCCAAGAACGTTATCAAaaacggtagcaagaagaaaagagagcagctttcagtttatttgtttttaagccaatgccaagaggaatcatgaattaaggttaagtgtGGTTCAatctctatttatttaatattttacttaatttacatgtatttctaaatgttttgtttttatatgcaaaaatatgattatggtGCTGGAAATTAGTATGAAATTAAAGAACTCGCCTCTGGAATGGATTTATATACTAATCTTCCACTGTAAAACATCTTTGGAGTTCATGTACCtttgggaaacaaacaaactaagtATTATCTGTACAACACCCTCCTCCAGAGCCACAGCAGTGGCCTTCACGTCGCAGTTTTCTTCGACAATCACCTTTTTGTATCTCAACCTAAACATGAAGTAAAACCCTCTGAAACCGTTTGTTCTTGTAGAGTAACAACTTAAACCTCCACTAGGGGGCATAACTGCATCACAGattcttttaaaaagttgttaTGCAACCTGTGACCTCGGACTCTACTGCTAGTTGCAGCAGATTAAAGTAAATCATGATCTCCTGCTCCACTTTTGTAAACCTCAAGAACAACAGTATGGTGTGGAGATGTAGCACGATTTACATGCGTCAGACGGCGTCAGCGTATTCAAGCTGCTGATTTGATACGAATTTCTTAATCAACAGGAAGTGACTCAGCACCACGGAGAAGTTTAAGCAACACTTTGtccatgttaaaaataaaactttgggATAACTTCCTGGTATAGAACTCAGCCCATACAACAGGACCGTGTACAAACATGATCGTTTTTGaacagtgtgtgttaatattaACCACGCAGACGTTTCAGCAGATTATCACGACCGCGCAGAAATGCCACAGCCGAACTCTAAACTGTTGTGTCACCAGGTTGA
Protein-coding regions in this window:
- the si:dkey-157l19.2 gene encoding uncharacterized protein KIAA1522 homolog codes for the protein MSSGRESVGDLIPKDMLEVFAQERQSKRGKRSRKRHSIGRAFSWFKGRRRKNFRPNKDINIDLLTPGLPVPLPLPSTITVPKVEGGTSCPLQHFQENVFVEGNRPKYVEDLHTEAQEGLKLLQQDENKNGVDYQDNQSVISTVTARTDDDVSFSELGMSESESTAADTISTRSVTSYQSTRSGLTRQASTFRPLKEDRKHGRNKQKGKRVGLATGIPRHVQKELGLDRAAWTASQFTNAQLSNGGVSISTVIPTLDSISVASVPDGAIMHLLNMNSLSAAAEDKPQLPPQEGQQGDLSSLGHPLAQSFDPQNPNSLTFPWMTTSNNSPSSPVMYVSPEATYKSKIIPNAILPPSVDVVELSRNRSRSSVRMVSKSSLASASPAPSRASSRASSRVSSRAPSQMSSRISSRASTHRTATLSECSGWSQSGSSETLVSDSSTISSSSTPRVASRTSQTEDTAGDNLGPQNPTFKFVQLNSNNQKEKTWTKTGSTDGFNRSLSVMKKSKKPPPPPSRSYSLHSRTYARTTAEKKMMENTSQKFESPYYISQNGGSTSQRAVLAELQLKKGLQAYTGNMSYSHTNGGNHQNHLKHFLPSIKSLTANGVVASPTVMTLMALLDVPDPPKVLAPPPPPPETWTHNQRTFELLCGPGPVNFEHWAQKKGLKIEVPTQVLKGKTLATSQATDVMKENIVAPKMQTQQAIVSDILYRTTLTKTSIDVQPPGGNTMLLPGLTHVHLTPSPSPPPEHIPPLPPTDPVKHQKEDAPAQLQGPFDELICPPPHPLFPPPPPPTNVQPPHSQDGQDETDFQSVDMPPSLRYLFHVPPPLLYVASSPSEETASSQAQKIPPPPQMIPPAPPMILPPPPGIPPPPPAMPPSPTSRTPPPPPLMPAFLKAPTPPKQTPPDVYSKQAQITSSPSNIPTPPPLPTDLKKEVKTITALQQEKESPPPTSHAVTSTQESPTPMVTPSLLQTVRLRSIRSNVSQVETPSGLPKPKGQTKQEAPQKPIRRSLILLTPDLPSQLDSDQKEEILPATTVLENSGTTPSSDTQPEVEPEVLFERAEEVLLDVKLELNSQVSITDQKTQQACAEPIEESMSAESGPQVSNKEEPEPMITVQEIQNATSQLSTLSTPAEPKDQPVVSDVKEIQKDSGKTEDKQSPQPPHTLIPTSPKFSFTQKVPPATIPSSSISLQEAIRLKTAAMSSTDSQAKRLSLLHSPPVSTGPASPSSMANFIFSKSTKKVVIETSPSSPEAKSSLMKTLVNELNSVSHTPKAAADPGIIKAKVPPPVAKKPSAKSDNITQNSSESNVDTEHVQTAGQ